One window of the Trifolium pratense cultivar HEN17-A07 linkage group LG2, ARS_RC_1.1, whole genome shotgun sequence genome contains the following:
- the LOC123909556 gene encoding protein NRT1/ PTR FAMILY 6.3-like encodes MDTLPTTQLKTVTDAFDYKGFPAEKSKTGGWTSASMILGGEVMERLTTLGITVNLVTYLTGTMHLGNAASANIVTNFVGTSFMLCLFGGFLGDTYVGRYLNIAVFAAVQATGVALLTISTIIPSLTPPICTEHTHCVKANHKQLMVLFLALYVTALGTGGLKSSVPGFGSDQFDATDKEENKQMIKFLNWFYFFANIGSLMAVTVLVYIQDHQGRDWGYGICACAILIALVVFLCGTSKYRYKKPVGSPLTQIAVVFVAAWRKRNLQLPSDSAFLFNDDDVLHEPPKIKKQRLPHSMQFRFLDKAAIKDSENTVGIMKINKWYLSTLTDVEEVKLVLRMLPIWASTIVFWTVQVQMMTLSVSQATTMDRHIGKSFQIPAASMTCFLIGTILLTVPFYDRIISPVARRVLKNPQGLTPLQHTGVGLVLSILSMVAAALIEEKRIIFARSHGLANNPNAKIPLTVFWLVPQFFIVGAGEAFMYMGQLDFFLRECPDGMKTMSMGLFLSSRSLGFFFSSLLVSTVNKLTGPSNPWIANNLNQGRLYNYYWLLAMLSVINLFIYLACAKWYVYKDKKLAEEVIMEE; translated from the exons ATGGACACTCTCCCCACAACACAATTGAAAACTGTCACAGATGCCTTTGACTATAAGGGTTTCCCGGCAGAGAAATCTAAAACCGGTGGTTGGACTTCAGCTTCCATGATATTAG GAGGAGAAGTGATGGAGAGGTTAACGACACTTGGAATCACGGTGAATTTGGTGACATATTTAACAGGTACAATGCATTTAGGGAATGCTGCCTCTGCAAACATAGTTACAAACTTCGTAGGAACATCGTTTATGCTCTGTTTGTTCGGTGGCTTTCTAGGCGACACATACGTTGGAAG ATACCTCAACATCGCTGTCTTTGCAGCCGTTCAAGCAACC GGTGTTGCACTCTTGACGATATCAACTATAATTCCAAGCTTAACTCCTCCAATATGCACGGAACATACACATTGTGTGAAAGCAAACCACAAACAGTTAATGGTTCTGTTTTTAGCGCTTTATGTCACGGCGCTAGGCACCGGCGGTTTGAAATCGAGTGTCCCTGGCTTTGGTTCAGACCAGTTTGATGCTACTGATAAAGAAGAGAATAAGCAAATGATTAAGTTTCTCAATTGGTTCTACTTTTTTGCAAACATAGGATCTTTGATGGCAGTGACAGTTCTTGTTTATATACAAGATCATCAAGGTAGAGATTGGGGTTATGGTATTTGTGCTTGTGCTATTCTCATAGCACTTGTTGTGTTTTTATGCGGAACCAGTAAGTATCGATATAAGAAGCCGGTAGGTAGTCCGTTGACTCAGATTGCGGTTGTGTTCGTGGCCGCTTGGAGGAAGAGGAACCTGCAATTGCCCTCTGATTCTGCATTTCTCTTTAATGATGATGACGTCTTACATGAACCGCCGAAGATCAAGAAGCAGAGGCTACCACACAGCATGCAGTTTCG CTTCTTGGACAAGGCGGCAATCAAGGACTCGGAAAATACTGTTGGAATCATGAAGATTAATAAGTGGTATCTTTCTACTTTAACAGATGTAGAAGAAGTGAAATTGGTGTTGAGAATGCTCCCTATATGGGCATCAACGATTGTGTTTTGGACAGTTCAAGTTCAAATGATGACACTCTCCGTATCACAGGCGACCACTATGGATCGCCACATTGGAAAATCATTTCAAATCCCAGCGGCATCAATGACATGCTTCTTAATTGGAACTATTCTCCTAACCGTCCCTTTCTACGATCGTATCATTAGTCCAGTCGCAAGGCGAGTGCTTAAAAATCCACAAGGGCTAACCCCTTTACAACACACTGGAGTTGGTTTAGTCCTTTCCATTTTATCTATGGTTGCAGCAGCTCTTATTGAAGAAAAACGAATAATATTCGCACGATCACATGGTTTAGCGAACAATCCCAATGCAAAGATCCCACTAACAGTTTTCTGGTTGGTTCCGCAATTTTTCATCGTGGGGGCTGGTGAGGCCTTTATGTATATGGGACAACTCGACTTCTTTCTGAGAGAATGTCCAGACGGAATGAAAACTATGAGCATGGGACTATTCTTGAGCTCGAGATCTTTAGGATTTTTCTTCAGCTCTTTATTAGTGTCTACAGTGAATAAATTAACAGGTCCAAGTAATCCATGGATTGCAAATAATCTTAACCAAGGGAGGCTTTATAATTATTACTGGCTTTTGGCTATGTTGAGTGTTATAAATTTGTTCATATATTTGGCTTGTGCAAAATGGTATGTGTACAAGGATAAGAAGCTTGCTGAAGAAGTCATCATGGAAGAGTAA
- the LOC123909116 gene encoding uncharacterized protein LOC123909116, with protein MAGGWVKSLQCKSKAYEDVYNPNTKNRLQSASCRKSVQNIKDVVVDTTKPKSKKPPLQKHHSSRYPTTSSTTRTDFETTINRSRSANSTTANRHLPSPDLPDPRFSSLTELTEGHPSRNVVEIIFHTSWGPKTFSGRVEMIFKVHNGSRTVSRFEEYRETVKNRSGSVNTNNHEENARCVADGNEVMRFHCLGPTSGGGPYGGACVGSFPGGKGTAICTFSGSGGAHESSGGGRGRRAMLVCRVIAGRVSKQVGFMDSLLDGRVGFDSVSGDNGELLVFDSRAVLPCFLIIYKL; from the coding sequence ATGGCTGGTGGTTGGGTGAAATCATTGCAATGCAAATCTAAAGCATATGAAGATGTTTACAACCCAAATACTAAAAACCGATTACAAAGCGCAAGTTGTAGAAAAAGtgttcaaaacatcaaagatgttGTTGTTGATACAACAAAACCCAAATCCAAAAAACCACCGCTTCAAAAACATCATAGTTCAAGATACCCAACAACATCTTCTACTACAAGAACCGATTTTGAAACTACTATAAACCGTTCTAGAAGTGCAaactcaaccaccgcaaaccgCCACCTTCCGTCGCCGGACCTGCCGGACCCACGTTTTTCTTCTCTCACAGAGCTAACAGAAGGACATCCTTCAAGGAATGTAGTTGAGATTATTTTCCATACAAGTTGGGGTCCGAAAACTTTTTCGGGTCGGGTTGAGATGATTTTTAAAGTTCATAACGGGTCAAGAACGGTGAGCCGGTTTGAAGAGTATCGTGAAACGGTGAAAAACCGATCTGGTTCGGTAAACACGAACAATCATGAAGAGAATGCACGGTGTGTTGCGGATGGGAATGAAGTGATGAGGTTTCATTGTTTGGGTCCTACTTCCGGCGGTGGACCCTACGGTGGAGCTTGTGTGGGGTCGTTTCCAGGTGGAAAAGGAACGGCGATCTGCACATTTTCCGGTAGCGGTGGAGCACATGAGAGTTCTGGTGGTGGTAGAGGAAGAAGGGCTATGTTGGTTTGTCGGGTCATAGCGGGTCGGGTTTCGAAGCAAGTAGGGTTTATGGACTCGTTGTTGGATGGACGAGTTGGGTTTGACTCGGTGAGTGGTGATAATGGCGAGTTGTTAGTTTTTGATTCGCGTGCTGTTTTGCCTTGTTTTCTTATCATTTAtaaattgtaa
- the LOC123909117 gene encoding adenine phosphoribosyltransferase 3-like, translating to MSAYTDQDPRLHGIKTQIRVVPNFPKSGIMFQDITTLLLDPKAFKDTIDLFVERYKGKNISVVAGIEARGFIFGPPIALAIGAKFVPLRKPKKLPGKVISQEYILEYGRDCLEMHVGAVEAGERAIVVDDLIATGGTLGAAMDLLERVGAEVVECACVIELPELKGRERLNGKPLYVLVEYFDI from the exons atgtCGGCTTACACAGACCAGGATCCTCGTCTTCACGGCATCAAAACTCAAATTCGTGTCGTCCCCAATTTTCCTAAATCCG GTATCATGTTCCAAGACATTACAACTCTGTTGCTGGATCCCAAAGCTTTTAAGGACACAATTGATTTGTTCGTTGAACGTTATAAGGGCAAAAATATTTCTGTTGTTGcag GAATCGAAGCTCGAGGATTTATTTTTGGTCCTCCCATTGCCCTGGCAATAGGAGCAAAGTTTGTACCCCTAAGGAAACCGAAGAAGTTGCCTG GCAAAGTAATATCTCAAGAATATATTCTGGAGTATGGAAGGGATTGTCTTGAGATGCATGTTGGAGCTGTTGAAGCTGGTGAACGTGCTATTGTGGTTGATGATTTGATTGCAACTGGTGGAACACTTGGTGCAGCTATGGATTTACTAG aACGTGTGGGAGCAGAAGTAGTTGAGTGTGCATGTGTCATTGAATTACCAGAACTTAAG GGTCGTGAACGTTTGAATGGGAAACCCTTGTACGTGTTGGTGGAATACTTTGATATTTGA